One Euphorbia lathyris chromosome 1, ddEupLath1.1, whole genome shotgun sequence DNA segment encodes these proteins:
- the LOC136210723 gene encoding large ribosomal subunit protein eL24-like has product MVLKTELCRFSGAKIYPGKGIRFIRSDSQVFLFANSKCKRYFHNRLKPSKLTWTAMYRKQHKKDISTEAVKKKRRAAKKPYSRSIVGATLEVIQKRRTEKPEVRDAAREAALREIKERIKKTKDEKKAKKAELTAKTQKTQTKSGVPKGGASKGPKLGGGGGKR; this is encoded by the exons ATGGTTCTCAA GACTGAGCTTTGCCGCTTTAGTGGTGCCAAGATTTACCCTGGAAAGGGTATCAGGTTTATTCGTTCTGATTCCCAG GTTTTCCTCTTTGCCAATTCAAAATGCAAGAGGTACTTCCACAACCGTTTGAAGCCTTCAAAGCTTACATGGACTGCCATGTACAGGAAACAACACAAGAAG GACATTTCTACTGAGGCTGTTAAGAAGAAGCGTAGGGCTGCCAAGAAGCCGTATTCAAGGTCTATAGTGGGTGCAACCTTGGAGGTCATCCAGAAAAGGAGAACTGAGAAACCAGAGGTCCGAGATGCTGCACGTGAAGCTGCTTTGCG TGAAATTAAGGAGAGGATCAAGAAAACCAAAGATGAGAAGAAGGCAAAGAAAGCTGAGCTGACGGCTAAGACACAGAAGACCCAAACCAAGAGTGGTGTGCCTAAAGGTGGTGCATCAAAGGGCCCTAAGCTCGGTGGAGGTGGCGGGAAAAGATGA